The following coding sequences lie in one Amycolatopsis cihanbeyliensis genomic window:
- a CDS encoding cytochrome P450 family protein translates to MQSLDGPTRLDLEYIQDPHTVTELLRAEGPVRQAVLPRGLPVWLVTSYADGKALLADPRLGKDSRVANELFAERAAVDQSPVLFPLSLATHMLNSDPPDHTRLRKLVNRAFTSRTVARMRPRIEQITKELLDAMAGRETVDLLEAFAFPLPITVICELLGVPDDERDDFRRWSNIILSALPTDELADASSAMTAYLSTLVEDKRATPDEDLLSALVHASDDGDRLSPKELISMAFLLLVAGHETTVNLIGNGVLALLRNQDQLAVLRADPGLLPNAIEEFLRYDGPVNLATLRFTTEPVRVGEVEIPAEEFVMISLLAANRDGERFPDPTRLDVTRQPGGHLAFGHGIHYCVGAPLARLEGEVAIGGLLERFPAVRLAAEPAELRWRDSTLMRGLETLPIRPRG, encoded by the coding sequence GTGCAGTCGCTGGACGGACCGACGCGCCTCGACCTCGAATACATCCAAGACCCACACACGGTTACCGAGCTGTTGCGTGCCGAGGGGCCCGTGCGCCAGGCGGTCTTGCCACGCGGCCTGCCGGTCTGGCTGGTGACCAGCTACGCCGACGGGAAGGCGCTGCTCGCCGATCCGAGGCTGGGCAAGGACAGCCGGGTCGCCAACGAGCTGTTCGCCGAGCGGGCCGCCGTCGACCAGTCCCCCGTGCTCTTCCCGCTGTCGCTCGCCACCCACATGCTCAACTCCGACCCGCCCGACCACACCCGGCTGCGCAAGCTGGTCAACAGGGCGTTCACCAGCCGGACGGTGGCCAGGATGCGACCACGGATCGAGCAGATCACCAAGGAACTGCTCGACGCGATGGCCGGGCGGGAGACCGTGGACCTGCTCGAGGCCTTCGCCTTCCCGCTGCCGATCACGGTGATCTGCGAGCTGCTCGGCGTTCCCGACGACGAGCGGGACGACTTCCGCCGCTGGTCCAACATCATCCTCTCGGCGTTGCCGACGGACGAGCTCGCGGACGCGTCGTCCGCGATGACCGCTTATCTGAGCACCCTGGTCGAGGACAAGCGGGCCACCCCGGACGAGGATCTGCTCTCAGCACTGGTGCACGCCTCGGACGACGGCGACCGGCTCTCCCCGAAAGAGCTCATCTCGATGGCCTTCCTGCTGCTCGTCGCCGGGCACGAGACCACGGTGAACCTGATCGGCAACGGCGTGCTCGCGTTGCTGCGCAACCAGGACCAGCTCGCCGTGTTACGCGCCGACCCCGGGTTGCTGCCGAACGCGATCGAGGAGTTCCTGCGCTACGACGGGCCGGTGAACCTCGCGACCCTGCGGTTCACCACCGAGCCGGTGCGGGTCGGCGAGGTGGAGATCCCGGCCGAGGAGTTCGTGATGATCTCCCTGCTCGCGGCCAACCGGGACGGTGAGCGGTTCCCCGATCCGACCCGGCTGGACGTCACCAGGCAACCCGGTGGGCACCTCGCCTTCGGGCATGGCATCCACTACTGCGTGGGCGCCCCGCTGGCCAGGCTGGAGGGCGAGGTCGCGATCGGCGGCCTGCTCGAGCGTTTCCCCGCGGTGCGGCTGGCCGCCGAGCCCGCGGAGCTGCGGTGGCGGGACAGCACCCTGATGCGGGGATTGGAGACCCTGCCGATCCGGCCGCGGGGCTGA
- a CDS encoding glycosyltransferase family 4 protein: MLRTLLVTNDFPPRPGGIQNYLNSLATRLPADRLVVYAPAWDGAAEFDARAPFEVVRHPTSLMLPTPDVLRRARELLSARDCSAVWFGAAAPLALLGSALRGAGAEKVVACTHGHEVGWSMLPGARQALRRIGDTADVVTYVSDYTRTRFAAAFGPMAGLEHLPSGVDTAVFRPDPGARAEIRRRHGLGDRPTVVCVSRLVPRKGQDMLVRALPELRRRVPGTALLLVGGGPYRKRLTRMAADLGVAEHVLLAGSVPWDELPAHYAAGDVFAMPARTRGKGLDVEGLGIVYLEASATGLPVLAGRSGGAPETVLDEVTGHVVDGRELDQLTDTLATLLADPTRAARMGAAGREWVSTHWRWDVLAGRLAGMLTPTHHPTS, from the coding sequence GTGTTACGGACCTTGCTGGTGACCAACGATTTTCCGCCCCGCCCGGGCGGGATCCAGAACTACCTGAACTCGTTGGCCACCAGGCTGCCCGCCGACCGGCTCGTGGTGTACGCCCCCGCGTGGGACGGGGCCGCCGAGTTCGACGCGCGGGCACCGTTCGAGGTGGTGCGGCACCCGACCTCGCTGATGTTGCCCACCCCGGACGTGCTGCGCAGGGCGCGGGAGCTGCTCTCCGCGCGGGACTGCTCGGCCGTCTGGTTCGGCGCCGCCGCCCCGCTGGCCCTGCTCGGGTCGGCGCTGCGGGGCGCGGGCGCGGAGAAGGTGGTCGCCTGCACGCACGGGCACGAGGTCGGGTGGTCCATGTTGCCCGGGGCGCGGCAGGCGTTGCGGCGGATCGGGGACACCGCCGACGTGGTGACCTACGTCAGCGACTACACCAGGACCCGGTTCGCCGCGGCCTTCGGCCCGATGGCCGGGCTCGAGCACCTGCCATCCGGGGTGGACACCGCGGTGTTCCGGCCGGACCCCGGTGCGCGTGCGGAGATCCGGCGCAGGCACGGCCTCGGCGACCGCCCGACCGTGGTCTGCGTGTCCCGCCTCGTGCCCCGCAAGGGGCAGGACATGCTGGTACGCGCGCTGCCCGAGCTGCGCAGGCGGGTGCCGGGCACGGCGCTGCTGCTGGTGGGCGGCGGTCCGTACCGCAAGCGGCTCACCAGGATGGCCGCCGACCTCGGCGTCGCCGAGCACGTGCTGCTGGCCGGGTCGGTGCCGTGGGACGAGCTGCCCGCGCACTACGCGGCCGGCGATGTGTTCGCCATGCCCGCCCGTACCCGCGGCAAGGGCCTGGACGTCGAGGGACTCGGCATCGTGTACCTGGAGGCCTCGGCGACCGGGTTGCCCGTGCTGGCGGGCCGCTCCGGCGGGGCGCCGGAGACCGTGCTGGACGAGGTGACCGGGCACGTCGTCGACGGCAGGGAGCTGGACCAGCTGACCGACACCCTCGCGACCTTGCTGGCCGACCCGACCAGGGCCGCCAGGATGGGCGCGGCGGGCCGCGAGTGGGTGAGCACGCACTGGCGCTGGGACGTGCTGGCAGGTCGCCTGGCCGGGATGCTCACGCCGACCCACCACCCCACCTCCTGA
- a CDS encoding adenosylmethionine--8-amino-7-oxononanoate transaminase: protein MASHTPEELLALDSRHVWHPYGPMPGRVEPLLVTEAAGVRLRLADGRELVDGMSSWWSAIHGYRHPVLDAAVAEQAGRMSHVMFGGLTHEPAISLATSLVEITPEPLRHVFLCDSGSVSVEVAIKMCLQYWRSVGHTGKRKLLTWRGGYHGDTFHPMSVCDPEGGMHSLWRGVLPEQIFLPAPPAGFTTPPDQSYLDAITEAVERYADELAAVIVEPIVQGAGGMRFHHPEYLRALRAATEANGVLLIFDEIATGFGRTGTLFAAEHAGIVPDVLCLGKALTGGYLTMAATLCSGEVAEGISRGELPVLAHGPTFMGNPLAAALAKASIGLLREHDWAAEVGRIEALLREGLAPAWELPGVVDVRVLGAIGVIQLDHEVDLARATEAVTAQGVWLRPFRDMVYTMPPYVTGNTDVAAITSAMIAAARVG from the coding sequence ATGGCTTCGCATACCCCGGAGGAACTGCTCGCGCTCGACAGCCGGCACGTCTGGCACCCCTACGGCCCGATGCCGGGCCGGGTCGAGCCGTTGCTGGTCACCGAGGCGGCCGGCGTGCGGTTGCGCCTTGCCGACGGGCGCGAGCTGGTGGACGGGATGTCCTCATGGTGGTCGGCGATCCACGGCTACCGGCACCCCGTGCTGGACGCCGCCGTGGCCGAGCAGGCCGGGCGGATGAGTCACGTGATGTTCGGCGGGCTCACCCACGAGCCGGCCATCTCGCTGGCCACCTCGCTGGTGGAGATCACGCCGGAGCCTCTGCGGCACGTGTTCCTGTGCGACTCCGGCTCGGTTTCGGTCGAGGTCGCGATCAAGATGTGCCTACAGTACTGGCGGTCGGTGGGGCACACGGGCAAGCGCAAGCTGCTGACCTGGCGCGGCGGTTATCACGGCGACACCTTCCACCCGATGAGTGTGTGCGACCCCGAGGGCGGGATGCACTCGTTGTGGCGCGGGGTGCTGCCCGAGCAGATATTCCTGCCCGCGCCGCCCGCCGGGTTCACCACACCCCCAGATCAGTCCTATCTGGATGCCATAACCGAGGCCGTCGAGCGGTACGCGGACGAGCTGGCCGCGGTGATCGTCGAGCCGATCGTGCAGGGCGCGGGCGGGATGCGCTTCCACCATCCCGAGTACCTGCGCGCGCTGCGTGCGGCGACCGAGGCCAACGGGGTGCTGCTGATCTTCGACGAGATCGCCACCGGTTTCGGCCGTACCGGCACGCTGTTCGCCGCCGAGCACGCCGGGATCGTCCCCGACGTGCTGTGTCTCGGCAAGGCACTCACCGGCGGTTACCTGACCATGGCCGCGACCCTGTGCTCGGGCGAGGTCGCCGAGGGCATCTCCCGCGGTGAGCTTCCCGTGCTGGCACACGGTCCGACGTTCATGGGCAACCCGCTGGCCGCCGCGCTGGCCAAGGCCTCGATCGGCCTGCTGCGCGAGCACGACTGGGCGGCCGAGGTAGGCCGGATCGAGGCGCTGCTGCGCGAGGGCCTCGCCCCGGCGTGGGAACTGCCGGGGGTGGTGGACGTGCGAGTTCTCGGCGCGATCGGGGTGATCCAGCTCGACCACGAGGTGGACCTGGCAAGGGCCACCGAGGCGGTGACCGCACAGGGCGTGTGGTTGCGGCCGTTCCGGGACATGGTTTACACCATGCCGCCTTATGTCACTGGTAACACCGATGTTGCGGCTATCACCTCCGCGATGATTGCGGCCGCCCGGGTGGGCTGA
- a CDS encoding C40 family peptidase has protein sequence MQSHPVKRVVSGALAATAVIAAVSFAHAPATAEPTPVPQTPPSDTSEALAEYRKLAEKAAKLNEDHLNAEEDLKAKKAELEQANADLAAAEQAGTRASADVENYRTEVDKFAGASFTSGAGMNKLSALLTGESTQDFLQRAAALDVLASDRNEALRKLSGVVDEASRAQRKAAQAQARAQAAKEESAKLAGELRTRKDELDAKVEELKEAAGLLSSADRAVQRDTGGPIPNVKAPGPAAQTAVDAALGKIGSAYRLGAEGPSTFDCSGLTSWAYQQAGIGIPRTARTQQTFGTPIARSQLQPGDLVFYGRPAHHVGMYIGGGRMVHSPQPGDVVKISPLQSNYTGARRVA, from the coding sequence GTGCAGTCGCATCCAGTCAAGCGTGTGGTGTCCGGGGCGCTGGCGGCAACCGCGGTCATCGCGGCCGTGAGCTTCGCCCACGCACCGGCGACCGCGGAACCGACCCCCGTCCCCCAGACCCCGCCGAGCGACACCTCCGAGGCACTCGCCGAGTACCGGAAGCTGGCCGAGAAGGCGGCGAAACTCAACGAGGACCACCTGAACGCCGAGGAGGACCTCAAGGCCAAGAAGGCCGAACTGGAGCAGGCCAACGCCGACCTCGCGGCCGCCGAGCAGGCCGGAACCCGGGCTTCGGCCGATGTAGAGAACTACCGCACCGAGGTGGACAAGTTCGCCGGCGCGTCCTTCACCAGCGGTGCCGGGATGAACAAGCTGTCCGCGCTGCTGACCGGGGAGTCCACCCAGGACTTCCTGCAGCGGGCGGCGGCGCTGGACGTGCTGGCCTCCGACCGCAACGAGGCGCTGCGGAAGCTGTCCGGGGTCGTCGACGAGGCGAGCAGGGCCCAGCGGAAGGCGGCGCAGGCGCAGGCACGCGCGCAGGCCGCCAAGGAGGAATCCGCCAAGCTGGCGGGTGAGCTGCGTACCCGCAAGGACGAGTTGGACGCGAAGGTCGAGGAGCTCAAGGAGGCCGCCGGCCTGCTCAGCTCCGCCGACCGGGCCGTCCAGCGGGACACCGGTGGGCCGATCCCCAACGTCAAGGCGCCAGGCCCCGCGGCGCAGACCGCGGTGGACGCCGCGCTCGGCAAGATTGGCAGCGCGTACCGGCTCGGGGCCGAGGGTCCTTCGACCTTCGACTGCTCCGGGTTGACCTCCTGGGCCTACCAGCAGGCCGGGATCGGCATCCCGCGCACCGCGCGGACCCAGCAGACCTTCGGCACGCCCATCGCCCGCAGCCAGCTCCAGCCGGGTGACCTGGTGTTCTACGGGAGGCCCGCGCACCACGTGGGGATGTACATCGGGGGCGGCAGGATGGTGCACTCCCCGCAGCCCGGTGACGTGGTGAAGATCTCTCCGTTGCAGAGCAACTACACCGGGGCACGCAGGGTCGCGTAG
- a CDS encoding C40 family peptidase, which translates to MQSHPVKRVVSGALAATAVIAAVSFVQVPATANPVPAPQNPPISQSDALKQYRELAAKAEKLNEDYLKAKDDLAARQAELDKASGDLTAAEQAKSAAAADEETYRTEVDKFAGASFTSGSQMNKLSALLSGDSTRDFLDRSAALDVLAADRNAALKNLSAAVRQAGAAEREAAEAQARAKTAKEEAEKLTADIKTRKEALDKKVEELKEQAGLLSSSDRAAQQDTGGAVPDVQAPGTAAQTAVNAALGKRGSAYVWGAEGPSTFDCSGLTSWAYQQAGISIPRSSRAQSAFGTPVSKSQLQPGDLVFFYSPVSHVGIYLGNGKMVHAPTSGDVVKVSPLQNNYNSARRVA; encoded by the coding sequence GTGCAGTCGCATCCAGTGAAGCGAGTGGTGTCAGGAGCACTAGCAGCCACAGCCGTGATCGCGGCCGTGAGCTTCGTCCAGGTGCCGGCCACCGCGAACCCAGTCCCCGCTCCCCAGAATCCCCCGATCAGCCAGTCCGACGCCCTCAAGCAGTACCGTGAGCTCGCCGCGAAGGCGGAGAAGCTCAACGAGGACTACCTGAAGGCCAAGGACGACCTCGCGGCCAGGCAGGCCGAACTGGACAAGGCCAGCGGCGACCTGACGGCCGCCGAGCAGGCCAAGTCCGCGGCCGCGGCCGACGAGGAGACCTACCGCACCGAGGTGGACAAGTTCGCCGGTGCGTCCTTCACAAGCGGCTCGCAGATGAACAAGCTGTCCGCGCTGCTCTCCGGTGACTCCACCCGCGACTTCCTGGACCGTTCCGCGGCGCTGGATGTGCTGGCGGCCGACCGCAACGCGGCGCTGAAGAACCTGTCCGCCGCGGTGCGGCAGGCCGGCGCGGCCGAGCGCGAGGCCGCCGAGGCGCAGGCCAGGGCGAAGACGGCCAAGGAAGAAGCCGAGAAGCTGACCGCCGACATCAAGACCCGCAAGGAAGCACTCGACAAGAAGGTCGAGGAGCTCAAGGAGCAGGCGGGTCTGCTCAGCTCGTCCGACCGGGCGGCGCAGCAGGACACCGGCGGTGCCGTGCCCGACGTGCAGGCGCCCGGCACGGCGGCGCAGACCGCGGTGAATGCCGCGCTCGGCAAGCGGGGCAGCGCGTACGTGTGGGGCGCCGAGGGTCCCTCGACCTTCGACTGCTCCGGGCTGACCTCCTGGGCCTACCAGCAAGCCGGGATCAGCATTCCCCGGTCGAGCCGGGCCCAGTCCGCCTTCGGCACCCCGGTGAGCAAGAGCCAGTTGCAGCCGGGTGACCTGGTGTTCTTCTACTCGCCGGTGTCGCACGTCGGCATCTACCTCGGCAACGGCAAGATGGTGCACGCCCCGACCTCGGGCGATGTCGTGAAGGTCTCGCCGCTGCAGAACAACTACAACTCAGCGCGCCGAGTCGCCTGA
- the bioD gene encoding dethiobiotin synthase, giving the protein MSVLVIAGTGTGVGKTVVTAAIAALAAHRGERVAVLKPAQTGVAPDEPGDLAEVRRLAGEVPSRELRRYPDPLSPEAAARRGALPPVSPAEAAQAATELHEDHDLVLVEGAGGLLVRFDPDGGTLADVAWSLGALVLVVAEAGLGTLNATALTAEVATRRGLHVGGVVIGSWPPTPDLAARSNVADLPVAAGAPLLGALAAGLGRATRAEFLEEARRGLSPWFGGRFDPERFAAGVAAST; this is encoded by the coding sequence GTGAGCGTCCTGGTGATCGCCGGAACCGGAACCGGCGTCGGTAAGACGGTGGTTACCGCGGCTATTGCCGCGCTGGCCGCGCACCGCGGTGAGCGGGTGGCCGTACTGAAGCCGGCGCAGACCGGTGTGGCTCCGGACGAGCCGGGGGACCTCGCCGAGGTGCGCAGGCTCGCGGGCGAGGTACCGAGCCGCGAGCTGCGCCGCTACCCCGATCCGCTGTCCCCGGAGGCGGCGGCGCGGCGCGGCGCGCTGCCACCGGTGTCCCCGGCCGAGGCCGCGCAGGCCGCAACCGAGCTGCATGAGGACCACGACCTGGTGCTGGTCGAGGGCGCGGGTGGGCTGCTCGTGCGGTTCGACCCCGACGGCGGAACGCTCGCGGACGTCGCCTGGTCGCTCGGCGCGCTCGTGCTGGTGGTGGCCGAGGCCGGGCTCGGGACGCTGAACGCCACGGCGCTGACCGCCGAGGTCGCCACCCGCCGTGGGCTGCACGTGGGCGGGGTGGTGATCGGGTCCTGGCCGCCCACCCCGGACCTCGCGGCCAGATCCAACGTCGCCGACCTGCCGGTGGCGGCCGGTGCCCCGTTACTCGGCGCGCTCGCCGCCGGGCTCGGCCGCGCCACCAGGGCGGAGTTCCTCGAGGAGGCCCGGCGCGGGCTGTCCCCGTGGTTCGGCGGCCGGTTCGACCCCGAGCGTTTCGCGGCCGGCGTGGCGGCGTCGACGTGA
- the bioB gene encoding biotin synthase BioB — MTAAPEQASPDAPESDIVAVAREQVLGRGEALSAEQLLRVLRIEEGRLPELLELAHEVRMRWCGPEVEVEGIISLKTGGCPEDCHFCSQSGLFPTPVRAAWLDIPGLVTAARQTKATGATEFCIVAAVRGPDKRLMSQVRDGIRAIREDGNDIQIACSLGMLTQEQVDELVEMGVHRYNHNLETARSHFPEVVTTHTWEERWETLRMVAEAGMEVCCGGIIGMGETLEQRAEFAAQLAALSPHEVPMNFLIPNPGTPYEDYPVVEGKEALRTIAAFRLALPRTILRFAGGRELTLGDLGAEQGMLGGINAIIVGNYLTNLGRPAQRDLDMLGDLQMPIKALNETL; from the coding sequence GTGACCGCTGCACCGGAACAGGCAAGCCCGGACGCTCCCGAGTCCGACATCGTCGCGGTGGCCCGCGAGCAGGTGCTCGGCCGCGGGGAGGCCCTTTCCGCCGAGCAGCTCCTGCGTGTGCTGCGGATCGAGGAAGGGCGGCTGCCGGAGCTGCTGGAGCTGGCGCACGAGGTGCGGATGCGCTGGTGCGGGCCGGAGGTCGAGGTCGAGGGCATCATCAGCCTGAAGACCGGCGGTTGCCCTGAGGACTGCCACTTCTGCTCCCAGTCCGGCCTGTTCCCGACCCCGGTGCGGGCCGCGTGGCTGGACATCCCCGGCCTGGTCACGGCCGCACGGCAGACCAAGGCCACCGGCGCCACCGAGTTCTGCATCGTGGCGGCCGTGCGCGGACCGGACAAGCGGTTGATGTCCCAGGTGCGGGACGGCATCCGGGCCATCCGCGAGGACGGCAACGACATCCAGATCGCCTGCTCGCTCGGCATGCTCACCCAGGAGCAGGTGGACGAGCTGGTCGAGATGGGCGTGCACCGCTACAACCACAACCTGGAGACCGCCCGCTCGCATTTCCCCGAGGTGGTGACGACGCATACCTGGGAGGAGCGCTGGGAGACCCTGCGCATGGTCGCCGAGGCCGGGATGGAGGTGTGCTGCGGCGGGATCATCGGCATGGGCGAGACGCTGGAGCAGCGGGCGGAGTTCGCCGCGCAGCTGGCCGCGCTCTCCCCGCACGAGGTGCCGATGAACTTCCTCATCCCGAACCCCGGCACGCCCTACGAGGACTACCCGGTCGTGGAGGGCAAGGAGGCGCTGCGCACCATCGCCGCGTTCCGCCTGGCGCTGCCCAGGACGATCCTGCGGTTCGCCGGCGGCCGGGAGCTGACCCTGGGTGACCTGGGCGCCGAGCAGGGCATGCTCGGCGGCATCAACGCGATCATCGTCGGTAACTACCTCACCAACCTCGGCCGGCCCGCGCAGCGGGACCTGGA
- a CDS encoding bifunctional SulP family inorganic anion transporter/carbonic anhydrase, with the protein MAFAILRYDVPASLVVFLVAIPLSLGIALASGAPIVAGLIAAIVGGILAGALGGSPMQVSGPAAGLTVIIAGMIDQFGWAATCAITVAAGALQILLGLSRIARAALAIAPAIVHGMLAGIGVTIVLGQLHIVLGGSPQSSAIDNILQLPGQIIGHHDAAALIGLVTIGILLVWGKLPAAVRKVPGPLAAITTVTVLAAVTGMSLDRVSLPGDLLSVDLVPRLPEGGWLEIGLAVLTVALVASVESLLCAVAVDKLHTGPRSNLNRELVGQGVANMASGAVGGLPVTGVIVRSSANVGAGARSRASAILHGVWVLVFVLLLAGLIENIPLAALAGLLVHVGAKLVNWQHIRTVAEHGDLPLYLVTLFGVVFLDLLSGVLIGVALSLFTMLRRTIWSGIHVERDGGRWGRDPHGGSEETQYRVVIEGALTFLSVPRLSRVLGTVPQGSTVTLELVVDYLDHAAFDSLASWQQAYERAGGTVVVDEVGHPWFERGKAGSPTVRREAAGKVIPRWLAPWSEWQANHAAPHVPGQRISPTATFRGTSEFQRRTAPLMQPTLSRLADGQQPHTLFITCVDARIVPNVITTSGPGDLFTVRNVGNLVPSADGAVEDSSVGAAVEYAVGVLKVREVVVCGHSSCGAMNALLDTAPEGMPHFGSWLRHAEASRRRMRAAPAVTLAGREPAAGAERLALHNVLQQLEQLRQHPVVAAAEARGDLHLTGMYFDVGAAQVYLFEPEAGGFVAAGTHAEMP; encoded by the coding sequence ATGGCTTTCGCCATCCTGCGCTACGACGTGCCCGCGTCGCTGGTCGTCTTCCTAGTCGCGATTCCCCTGTCCCTCGGGATCGCGCTGGCCTCGGGGGCACCGATCGTCGCTGGGCTGATCGCCGCGATCGTGGGTGGCATCCTCGCCGGTGCCCTTGGCGGGTCACCAATGCAGGTCAGCGGTCCGGCGGCCGGGCTCACCGTGATCATCGCGGGCATGATCGACCAGTTCGGCTGGGCGGCGACCTGCGCCATCACGGTGGCCGCGGGAGCGTTGCAGATCCTGCTGGGGCTGAGCCGGATCGCCCGCGCCGCGCTGGCCATCGCCCCGGCGATCGTGCACGGCATGCTCGCCGGGATCGGCGTGACCATCGTGCTGGGTCAGCTGCACATCGTGCTCGGTGGCTCGCCGCAGAGTTCCGCGATCGACAACATCCTCCAGCTTCCCGGCCAGATCATCGGTCACCACGACGCGGCGGCGCTGATCGGCCTGGTGACCATCGGCATCCTGCTGGTCTGGGGCAAGCTGCCCGCCGCGGTGCGCAAGGTGCCCGGCCCGCTCGCGGCGATCACGACGGTCACCGTGCTGGCCGCGGTCACCGGGATGAGCCTGGACCGGGTCTCCCTTCCGGGCGACCTGCTGTCCGTCGACCTGGTCCCGCGGCTGCCGGAAGGGGGCTGGCTCGAGATCGGACTGGCCGTGCTGACCGTGGCCCTGGTGGCCAGCGTGGAGAGCCTGCTGTGCGCGGTCGCCGTGGACAAGCTGCACACCGGCCCGCGCAGCAACCTCAACCGTGAGCTCGTCGGCCAGGGCGTGGCGAACATGGCCTCCGGTGCCGTCGGTGGGCTGCCGGTCACCGGGGTGATCGTGCGCAGCTCGGCCAACGTGGGCGCGGGCGCGCGGAGCAGGGCCTCGGCGATCCTGCACGGGGTGTGGGTGCTGGTGTTCGTGCTGCTGCTGGCCGGGCTGATCGAGAACATCCCGCTGGCGGCACTGGCCGGGCTGCTCGTGCACGTCGGCGCCAAGCTGGTCAACTGGCAGCACATCCGCACGGTCGCCGAGCACGGGGACCTGCCGTTGTACCTGGTGACCCTGTTCGGTGTGGTGTTCCTGGACCTGCTGTCTGGGGTGCTGATCGGGGTCGCGCTGTCCCTGTTCACGATGCTGCGCAGGACGATCTGGTCGGGTATCCACGTCGAGCGGGACGGCGGCCGGTGGGGGCGGGATCCCCATGGGGGGTCGGAGGAGACCCAGTACCGGGTGGTGATCGAGGGCGCGCTGACCTTCCTGTCCGTGCCGCGGCTGTCCAGGGTGCTCGGCACCGTCCCGCAGGGCAGCACGGTGACCCTGGAACTCGTGGTCGACTACCTGGACCACGCGGCTTTCGACAGCCTGGCGAGCTGGCAGCAGGCCTACGAGCGGGCGGGCGGCACCGTGGTCGTGGACGAGGTCGGTCACCCGTGGTTCGAACGCGGCAAGGCCGGCTCGCCGACCGTGCGCAGGGAGGCCGCCGGCAAGGTGATCCCGCGGTGGCTCGCGCCCTGGTCGGAATGGCAGGCCAACCACGCCGCACCGCACGTGCCCGGTCAGCGCATCAGCCCCACCGCGACCTTCCGCGGGACCTCCGAGTTCCAGCGGCGTACCGCGCCGCTGATGCAACCGACCCTGAGCCGGCTCGCCGACGGCCAGCAACCGCACACGTTGTTCATCACCTGCGTGGACGCCCGGATCGTGCCGAACGTGATCACCACCAGCGGCCCCGGCGACCTGTTCACCGTGCGTAACGTGGGCAACCTGGTGCCCTCGGCCGACGGCGCGGTGGAGGACTCCTCCGTGGGTGCCGCGGTGGAGTACGCGGTCGGCGTGCTCAAGGTCCGCGAGGTGGTGGTCTGCGGCCACTCCAGCTGCGGGGCGATGAACGCGCTACTGGACACGGCACCGGAAGGGATGCCGCACTTCGGCAGTTGGCTGCGGCACGCCGAGGCCAGCAGGCGGCGGATGCGGGCGGCGCCCGCGGTCACCCTGGCCGGAAGGGAGCCCGCGGCCGGGGCCGAGCGGCTCGCCCTGCACAACGTGCTGCAGCAGCTGGAACAGTTGCGACAACACCCGGTGGTCGCCGCCGCCGAGGCCCGTGGTGACCTGCACCTGACCGGGATGTACTTCGACGTCGGCGCCGCGCAGGTGTACCTCTTCGAACCCGAGGCAGGCGGCTTCGTCGCCGCCGGCACCCACGCCGAAATGCCCTGA
- a CDS encoding uridine kinase: MQYRPISFERLADELTERVTDLRETTWARVAVDGAACATDTAGLADALVDRLRVRGREVLRVSARDFLRPASLRFERGRHDPDARYDDWLDVGALRREVLDPLAPDGTGLVLPALWDTARDRALRLPRTPLPRGGVLLLDGELLLGRGLPLELTVHLWLSAPALERRLPEHAHWALPAYARYEHEVAPARSADVVVRTDRPDHPAVLVS, encoded by the coding sequence ATGCAGTACCGTCCCATCTCCTTCGAACGGCTCGCCGACGAACTGACCGAAAGGGTCACCGATCTGCGCGAGACGACCTGGGCACGGGTGGCGGTGGACGGCGCGGCCTGCGCCACCGACACCGCCGGCCTCGCCGACGCGCTCGTCGACCGCCTGCGGGTGCGCGGCCGCGAGGTGCTGCGCGTCTCGGCGCGGGACTTCCTGCGGCCCGCCTCACTGCGGTTCGAGCGGGGCAGGCACGATCCGGATGCCCGCTACGACGACTGGCTCGACGTCGGCGCGCTGCGGCGGGAGGTGCTCGACCCGCTCGCGCCGGATGGGACGGGTCTGGTGCTGCCCGCCCTGTGGGACACCGCCCGCGACCGTGCGCTGCGGCTGCCCCGCACGCCCCTGCCCAGGGGCGGGGTGCTGCTGCTCGACGGCGAGCTGCTGCTCGGCAGGGGGCTGCCGCTCGAGCTGACCGTGCACCTGTGGCTGTCCGCGCCCGCCCTCGAACGCAGGCTGCCCGAGCACGCGCACTGGGCGTTGCCCGCCTACGCGAGGTACGAGCACGAGGTGGCCCCTGCCCGGTCGGCGGACGTCGTGGTGCGAACGGACCGTCCGGACCACCCTGCCGTCCTGGTGTCGTGA